One Anopheles marshallii chromosome 3, idAnoMarsDA_429_01, whole genome shotgun sequence genomic region harbors:
- the LOC128711724 gene encoding protein G12-like has translation MVCVASERAIRRTVPTVPVWPLIALIVMAELGQIFGYHIRHIEEEPSHQLQQDLMDFIDLVPFEDVQRLMQYYYHYDVEVESAFDYVSTEDYTQIRLDIVNLGEVRSFRRYLDSIGFSVEKVWTELNKRFDTDDIFAEPDESLRMLNLTTRGLNGLVDDILALLPQDEIILLFFDKLETSNDFSFFFEQIGSGEFENVLNMLQSSQQLRILLWRLQRHGFDIPGWIQLVQKYFSFSSF, from the exons aTGGTTTGTGTCGCGAGTGAACGTGCGATCCGAAGGACAGTTCCTACGGTGCCTGTGTGGCCACTGATAGCGTTGATAGTGATGGCCGAGCTAGGCCAAATATTTGGCTACCACATCCGGCACATCGAGGAAGAACCGAGTCACCAACTGCAGCAGGATCTGATGGACTTTATCGATTTGGTACCGTTTGAGGATGTGCAGCGATTAATGCAGTACTACTATCACTACGACGTGGAGGTAGAGAGTGCCTTCGATTATGTGTCCACCGAGGACTACACGCAGATCCGGCTGGACATTGTGAATCTTGGTGAGGTGCGCAGCTTTCGCCGTTACCTGGACAGCATTGGGTTCAGCGTGGAGAAGGTGTGGACCGAGTTGAACAAGCGCTTCGATACAGATGACATCTTTGCCGAACCGGACGAGAGCCTCAGGATGT TAAATCTCACCACCAGAGGATTGAATGGATTAGTCGATGACATATTGGCGCTGCTGCCGCAGGACGAAATAATCCTGCTTTTCTTCGACAAGCTGGAAACGAGCAATgacttttccttcttcttcgaGCAGATCGGTAGCGGAGAGTTTGAGAACGTACTCAACATGCTGCAG TCCTCGCAGCAGCTGCGGATACTGCTCTGGAGACTACAGCGTCACGGATTCGATATTCCCGGTTGGATACAGCTCGTACAGAAGTATTTCAGTTTCAGTAGTTTCTAG